The following proteins are encoded in a genomic region of Glycine max cultivar Williams 82 chromosome 18, Glycine_max_v4.0, whole genome shotgun sequence:
- the LOC100798997 gene encoding disease resistance protein RPM1 has product MAETAVSLAGQHALPKILEAVKMLRDIPKEVRDITDELESFQDFINDADKVTEAEEDDGRRHRIKERVMQLREAAFRMEDVIDEYNISCEDKQPDDPRCATLLCEAVDFIKTQILRLQSAYKIQDVKSLVRAERDGFQSHFPLEQRQTNSRGNQDITWQKLRRDPLFIEEDEVVGLDGPRGILKNWLTKGREKRTVISVVGIAGVGKTTLAKQVFDQVRNNFDCHALITVSQSFSAEGLLRHMLNELCKEKKEDPPKDVSTIESLTEEVRNRLRNKRYVVLFDDVWNGKFWDHIESAVIDNKNGSRILITTRDEKVAEYCRKSSFVEVLKLEEPLTEKESLKLFCKKAFQYSSDGDCPEELKDISLEIVRKCKGLPLAIVAIGGLLSQKDESAPEWEQFSGDLSLDLERNSELNSITKILGLSYDDLPINLRSCLLYFGMYPEDYEVKSDRLIRQWIAEGFVKHETGKTLEEVGQQYLSGLVRRSLEQVSSFRSDGKVKRCQVHDLIHDMILRKVKDTMFCQYIDGPDQSVSSKIVRRLTIATDDFSGSIGSSPTRSIFISTGEDEEVSEHLVNKIPTNYMLLKVLDFEGSGLRYVPENLGNLCHLKYLSFRYTGIESPPKSIGKLQNLETLDIRDTGVSEMPEEIGKLKKLRHLLAYDMIMGSILWKNIGGMTSLQEIPPVKIDDDGVVIREVGKLKQLRELTVGNFTEKHKETLCSLINEMRLLVKLKIGTFYTADESEVIDLYITSPMSTLRKLVLFGKLTRLPNWISQFPNLVQLYLGGSRLTNDALKSLKNMPRLLFLVLRDNAYEGETLNFQSGGFQKLKQLQLGFLDQLKCILIDRGALCSLEVFSLRKLSQLKTVPSGIQHLEKLQDLYIEDMPTEFEQRIAPDGGQDHWIIQDVPHVRIWSEDAEEPLHIFGRS; this is encoded by the coding sequence ATGGCAGAAACTGCAGTGTCCTTGGCTGGTCAGCATGCGCTTCCAAAAATATTGGAAGCTGTCAAAATGCTGAGAGATATCCCAAAAGAAGTTAGAGACATTACAGATGAACTTGAAAGCTTTCAAGATTTCATCAATGATGCTGATAAAGTGACTGAAGCTGAAGAAGATGATGGAAGGCGTCATAGAATAAAAGAAAGGGTGATGCAGCTGAGAGAAGCAGCTTTTCGCATGGAAGATGTCATCGATGAATATAACATCTCCTGTGAGGATAAGCAGCCTGATGATCCTCGATGTGCAACTTTACTATGTGAGGCTGTTGACTTCATCAAAACTCAAATCCTTCGCCTTCAAAGTGCATATAAGATTCAGGATGTTAAATCCCTTGTTCGTGCTGAAAGAGATGGTTTCCAAAGCCATTTTCCTTTAGAGCAAAGACAAACCAATTCTAGAGGAAATCAAGATATCACATGGCAGAAACTTAGAAGGGATCCTCTCTTTATTGAGGAAGATGAGGTTGTGGGGCTTGATGGCCCTAGAGGTATATTGAAAAATTGGTTGacaaagggaagagaaaaacgCACTGTCATCTCTGTGGTGGGAATTGCAGGGGTGGGAAAAACCACTCTTGCCAAGCAAGTTTTTGACCAGGTGCGTAACAATTTCGATTGCCATGCGTTGATCACAGTTTCTCAATCCTTCTCTGCTGAAGGATTGCTGAGGCATATGTTGAATGAgctttgcaaagaaaaaaaggaggaCCCTCCCAAGGATGTTTCTACCATCGAGTCGTTGACAGAAGAAGTCAGAAACCGCTTGCGGAACAAGAGGTATGTTGTCCTTTTTGATGACGTATGGAATGGAAAATTTTGGGATCACATTGAATCTGctgtaattgataataaaaatggaAGTAGGATATTAATCACAACCAGGGATGAGAAGGTTGCAGAATATTGTAGGAAATCATCATTTGTTGAGGTGCTTAAGCTAGAAGAACCTTTAACTGAAAAAGAATCTTTGAAATTGTTCTGTAAGAAGGCATTTCAGTATAGTTCCGATGGAGATTGTCCAGAAGAACTTAAAGATATATCTCTTGAAATTGTCAGAAAGTGTAAAGGTTTACCTCTAGCAATAGTGGCCATTGGTGGTCTTTTGTCTCAAAAAGATGAAAGTGCACCTGAATGGGAACAGTTTAGTGGAGATCTAAGTTTAGACTTGGAGAGGAATTCTGAGTTAAATAGCATAACAAAAATTTTAGGTTTAAGTTATGATGATTTGCCTATCAATCTCAGATCATGTCTATTGTATTTCGGAATGTATCCGGAGGACTATGAAGTTAAATCTGATAGATTGATTAGACAGTGGATAGCTGAAGGGTTTGTCAAACATGAAACCGGAAAAACATTGGaagaagttgggcaacaatatTTATCAGGGTTGGTCCGTAGAAGTTTGGAGCAAGTATCCTCATTTAGAAGTGATGGCAAAGTTAAAAGGTGTCAAGTTCATGATTTAATTCACGACATGATACTTAGGAAAGTCAAGGATACAATGTTTTGTCAGTATATTGATGGGCCAGATCAATCTGTATCAAGTAAGATTGTTCGACGCCTGACAATTGCAACCGATGATTTTAGTGGAAGTATAGGAAGCTCACCCACTCGGTCAATTTTTATTAGCAcaggagaagatgaagaagtatCTGAACACTTAGTAAACAAAATCCCTACAAATTACATGCTATTGAAGGTACTTGACTTTGAAGGTTCTGGTTTACGTTATGTTCCTGAAAATTTGGGGAATCTATGCCACTTGAAGTATTTAAGCTTCCGGTATACAGGGATAGAAAGTCCACCAAAATCCATTGGTAAGCTCCAGAATTTGGAGACCTTGGATATAAGAGACACAGGTGTGTCTGAGATGCCAGAGGAGATTGGTAAGCTTAAAAAGCTACGTCATCTTCTGGCTTATGATATGATCATGGGTTCAATTCTATGGAAGAATATTGGAGGCATGACATCCCTACAAGAGATACCTCCGGtgaaaatagatgatgatggagtGGTCATTAGAGAGGTTGGAAAGCTAAAGCAGTTAAGGGAACTGACAGTGGGAAATTTTACGGAAAAACACAAAGAGACTTTGTGTTCCTTGATAAATGAGATGCGACTCTTGGTGAAACTAAAGATTGGTACATTTTATACAGCTGATGAGAGTGAAGTAATTGACTTGTACATTACGTCACCTATGTCTACACTTAGGAAGCTTGTCCTATTTGGGAAGTTAACAAGGTTGCCAAATTGGATTTCACAGTTCCCAAATCTTGTGCAACTGTATTTGGGCGGCTCCAGGTTGACTAATGATGCattaaaatcactaaaaaatatGCCAAGGTTGTTGTTCCTCGTTTTAAGAGACAATGCTTATGAAGGTGAAACTTTGAATTTTCAAAGTGGAGGGTTTCAGAAACTAAAGCAACTGCAACTCGGATTTTTGGATCAACTGAAGTGCATCCTTATCGACAGAGGAGCACTGTGTTCTTTGGAAGTATTTTCTTTACGAAAACTCTCCCAACTCAAAACAGTACCCTCTGGAATTCAACACTTGGAGAAACTTCAAGATCTCTATATTGAGGACATGCCAACTGAATTTGAGCAGCGCATTGCTCCTGATGGAGGACAAGACCACTGGATCATCCAAGATGTGCCCCATGTACGTATTTGGAGTGAGGATGCTGAAGAACCTTTGCATATATTCGGCAGAAGCTAG